Proteins encoded in a region of the Natator depressus isolate rNatDep1 chromosome 25, rNatDep2.hap1, whole genome shotgun sequence genome:
- the LOC141977982 gene encoding CTD small phosphatase-like protein 2-B: MMLRSGKITPRVKKPFSPRETSGDVEDLGPPVRKASAPRGGKSRGRGWREDGPTEPVSPLTGRALKVHFELCPSSPASKAASLQGPPLGVVCFSPLGTEEPESPRGQRGKPGAQPTGGVVYFGNLPSDEPEETSILSPFIHKALPPRSSQKPPRKETPIKTRSTPESTLVLELEGTLVCCSLTSSRDADCTFLTDFQGDAYRVYMKLRPHVQEFLETLSKAYEIFIFTTAKQDYTEKILDVLDPQKKLIRHRLYQQDCLCLQGYYVKDLSILERDLARTVALDDSLQGFPYQHKKVI; the protein is encoded by the exons ATGATGCTGCGCTCGGGTAAGATCACGCCCCGGGTGAAGAAGCCCTTCAGCCCCAGAGAGACCAGTGGCGATGTGGAGGATCTGGGACCCCCAGTTCGGAAGGCGAGTGCCCCCAGAGGGGGGAAGAGCCGGGGGAGAGGCTGGCGAGAGGATGGCCCTACAg AGCCCGTGTCCCCGCTGACGGGAAGGGCCCTGAAGGTGCATTTCGAACTGTGCCCATCCAGCCCAGCAAGCAAGGCGGCTTCCCTCCAGGGCCCACCCCTGGGCGTCGTCTGCTTCTCTCCCCTGGGCACAGAGG AGCCAGAGAGCCCtcgggggcagagagggaagccCGGGGCTCAGCCTACGGGTGGAGTTGTGTACTTCGGAAACCTCCCATCGGATGAGCCAGAGGAAACCAGTATCTTGAGCCC CTTCAtccacaaggccctgccccccaggtccAGCCAGAAGCCCCCCAGGAAAGAAACTCCCATCAAGACCCGCAGCACCCCTGAGAGCACGCTGGTCCTGGAGCTG GAGGGGACCCTGGTCTGCTGCTCCCTGACCTCCAGCCGGGACGCCGACTGCACCTTCCTCACAGACTTCCAGGGGGACGCTTATCGG GTTTACATGAAGCTGCGTCCCCACGTGCAGGAGTTCCTGGAAACTCTCTCCAAAGCCTATGAG ATCTTTATCTTCACCACTGCAAAGCAGGACTACACAGAGAAGATCCTGGATGTCCTGGACCCTCAGAAGAAGCTGATCAG GCACCGCCTCTATCAGCAGGACTGTCTCTGCCTGCAGGGTTACTACGTGAAGGACCTTTCCATCCTGGAGAGAGACCTGGCCAGGACAGTGGCCCTGGATGATTCCCTCCAAGGGTTCCCTTACCAG CATAAGAAGGTCATTTGA
- the ADAMTSL5 gene encoding ADAMTS-like protein 5 — MAKHPPDARISGRRGVGTESQGCQEGLTSSQQTMGSQSVWHSSLGTVLLLTWLSVGWGIGSTQGTASRTLAFGLEPQPRQRRQPGHGEWTPWGAWSACSSTCGDGASFRTRKCIRFPEEELCAGEPRQYRVCKLHECPGSSVPFRAVQCSLYDGKPILGSQARYQWVPFHGAPNLCDLNCLAVGHNFYYTFGRVLDGTRCSPDSPDLCISGQCLTAGCDGILGSGSRSDACGLCDGRNDSCLFVQRVFRAALPSSGFFGYKNVTRIPAGAMRIKVTDWSRNYLALMNGEQQYVINGDWAIDWPGAYEVAGTTVRYARDADNHETLEAAGPTEEDLHVMVLFQEPNPGIEYEFWLPRERHGQLQGDSSPLRQPQPRGVDLDPPSVPQPGPWTTLVPPTHLSIRDTTTERSRRGPTDTTQKGSCGRCQTPKGKSQRIRHYCQSDFVFRARILAKRPIGQETRYDVQVKHTYRNRFPLVHREYVWVSNACDCPPLLERHEYLLMARRHVNYEHTLNRILLQRGSYARPWSPREDVLLRDIAGHCARGRPA; from the exons ATGGCAAAGCACCCACCTGATGCCAGGATTAGCGGAAGGAGAGGAGTGGGCACAGAAAGCCAGGGGTGCCAGGAGGGCCTGACATCCAGCCAGCAGACTATGGGCTCCCAGAGCGTCTG GCACAGTTCCCTGGGGACCGTCCTGCTCCTGACCTGGCTGAGTGTgggctggggcatcggcagcacTCAG GGGACAGCCAGCAGGACCCTGGCGTTCGGCCTGGAGCCTCAGCCCCGCCAAAGGCGCCAGCCAGGCCATGGGGAATGGACGCCCTGGGGAGCCTGGAGCGCCTGCTCCAGTACGTGTGGGGACGGCGCCTCCTTTCGCACCAGGAAATGCATCCG GTTCCCTGAAGAGGAGCTGTGTGCAGGGGAGCCCCGGCAGTACCGAGTGTGCAAGCTGCAC GAGTGTCCTGGCAGCTCGGTGCCCTTCCGGGCCGTGCAGTGCTCCCTGTATGACGGCAAGCCCATCCTGGGGAGCCAGGCGAGGTACCAGTGGGTTCCTTTTCATGGAG CGCCCAACCTCTGCGACCTGAACTGCCTGGCGGTGGGACACAATTTCTACTACACCTTCGGCAGAGTGCTGGACGGGACCCGCTGCAGCCCGGACTCCCCGGATCTCTGCATCAGCGGCCAGTGCTTG ACAGCGGGCTGCGACGGGATCCTGGGGTCCGGCTCTCGGAGCGACGCCTGTGGCCTGTGCGATGGCAGGAACGACTCGTGCCTCTTCGTGCAGAGGGTGTTCCGGGCCGCGCTCCCCTCCTCCG GTTTCTTTGGGTACAAGAACGTGACGAGGATCCCGGCAGGGGCGATGCGCATCAAGGTCACCGACTGGAGCCGCAACTACCTAG CACTGATGAACGGGGAGCAGCAGTACGTGATCAACGGGGACTGGGCCATCGACTGGCCGGGCGCGTACGAGGTGGCAGGCACCACAGTGCGCTATGCCCGGGACGCGGACAATCACGAGACCCTCGAGGCAGCGGGGCCGACAGAGGAGGATCTGCACGTCATG GTCCTGTTCCAGGAGCCGAACCCGGGCATCGAGTACGAGTTCTGGCTCCCCAGGGAGCGGCACGGGCAGCTCCAGGGTGACTCCAGCCCCCTGCGACAGCCTCAGCCCAGAGGGGTCGACCTGGACCCACCCAGTGTGCCCCAGCCTGGGCCTTGGACCACACTGGTGCCCCCCACGCACCTCAGCATCAGGGACACGACCACGGAGAGGTCCCGGCGGGGACCCACAGACACAACGCAAAAAG GGAGCTGCGGCAGGTGCCAGACGCCCAAGGGAAAGTCCCAGCGCATCCGCCACTACTGCCAGAGTGACTTCG TGTTCCGGGCCCGGATCCTGGCCAAGCGGCCGATCGGGCAGGAGACGCGCTACGACGTGCAGGTGAAGCACACCTACCGCAACCGCTTCCCCCTGGTGCACCGGGAGTACGTGTGGGTCTCCAACGCCTGCGACTGCCCCCCGCTGCTGGAGCGCCACGAGTACCTGCTCATGGCCCGGCGCCACGTCAACTACGAGCACACGCTCAACCGCATCCTGCTGCAGCGCGGCAGCTACGCCCGGCCCTGGTCGCCACGCGAGGACGTGCTGCTGCGGGACATCGCCGGGCACTGCGCCCGGGGCAGGCCGGCGTGA